In one Corallococcus sp. EGB genomic region, the following are encoded:
- a CDS encoding S8 family serine peptidase, whose protein sequence is MLKSTLSPRPLRGAVMAVSLLALAPAAGAAPSLTPRALLAKPTGRELPAGTFVERLVVKFHEGSHIRLRGDALRVLASERSASERALLSGLRLDDARVEADLAEVVALLERAPRIGSLERVFQADEAALDASKLSGERSSGEQLADLNLYFEVPLLPGTTADTVADLVAALNRVGSVETAYAAPPAEPAMVNFGMEAGLRALLSAADLPPTTPLYQANQGYLNAAPSGVNATYAWTVNGGKGTNVKFVDIEGAWRTTHEDFPTFFRVGGTQYNDLGWRNHGTAVLGEIIGASNAYGVTGIAHAATPGVEAIGAQSTASAITNAAAAVGAGGVILIELHAGGPADGTPCTCNTSQCNYIAMEYWQDNFDAIRNATANGVIVVEAAGNGSADLDAAAYGGLFNPATRDSGAIIVGASTATTRVPMCWTNFGQRVNVHGWGESVVSTGYGDRFGSAYGEDQYYTSTFSGTSSASPIIVGTAVSAQGVAKANGRLLTSVQMRGLLRNNGTAQAADSRQIGPLPDLQKALPKVISGNY, encoded by the coding sequence ATGCTGAAGTCGACGCTGTCCCCGCGCCCCCTGCGTGGCGCGGTCATGGCTGTGTCCCTGCTGGCGTTGGCCCCCGCTGCTGGCGCCGCACCCTCGCTGACGCCGCGTGCGCTCCTGGCGAAGCCCACGGGCCGGGAGCTGCCCGCGGGGACGTTCGTGGAGCGGCTGGTGGTGAAGTTCCACGAGGGCAGCCACATCCGTCTGCGCGGCGATGCGCTGCGCGTGCTCGCCTCCGAGCGCAGCGCCAGCGAGCGCGCGCTCCTGTCCGGCCTGCGCCTGGACGATGCGCGCGTGGAGGCGGACCTGGCGGAGGTGGTGGCGCTGCTGGAGCGTGCGCCGCGCATCGGGTCGCTGGAGCGGGTGTTCCAGGCGGACGAGGCCGCGCTGGACGCGAGCAAGCTGTCCGGTGAGCGGTCGAGCGGCGAGCAGCTGGCGGACCTGAACCTGTACTTCGAAGTCCCGCTGTTGCCCGGCACCACCGCGGACACCGTGGCGGACCTGGTGGCGGCGCTCAACCGCGTCGGAAGCGTGGAGACGGCCTACGCGGCGCCCCCCGCGGAGCCGGCGATGGTGAACTTCGGCATGGAGGCGGGGCTGCGCGCGCTGCTCTCCGCGGCGGACCTGCCGCCCACCACGCCGCTGTACCAGGCCAACCAGGGCTACCTCAACGCGGCGCCCTCCGGCGTCAACGCGACGTACGCGTGGACGGTGAACGGCGGCAAGGGCACCAACGTGAAGTTCGTGGACATCGAGGGCGCCTGGCGCACCACGCACGAGGACTTCCCCACGTTCTTCCGCGTGGGCGGCACGCAGTACAACGACCTGGGCTGGCGCAACCACGGCACCGCGGTGCTGGGTGAAATCATCGGCGCGTCCAACGCCTACGGCGTGACGGGCATCGCCCACGCGGCGACGCCGGGCGTGGAGGCCATTGGCGCGCAGAGCACCGCGAGCGCCATCACCAACGCGGCGGCCGCGGTGGGCGCGGGCGGCGTCATCCTGATCGAACTGCACGCGGGCGGCCCCGCGGACGGCACGCCCTGCACGTGCAACACGTCCCAGTGCAACTACATCGCGATGGAGTACTGGCAGGACAACTTCGACGCCATCCGCAACGCCACCGCCAACGGCGTCATCGTGGTGGAGGCGGCGGGCAACGGCAGCGCGGACCTGGACGCGGCGGCCTACGGCGGCCTGTTCAACCCGGCCACGCGGGACTCGGGGGCCATCATCGTGGGCGCCAGCACCGCCACCACGCGCGTGCCCATGTGCTGGACCAACTTCGGCCAGCGCGTGAACGTGCACGGCTGGGGTGAGTCCGTCGTGTCCACCGGCTACGGCGACCGCTTCGGCAGCGCCTACGGCGAGGACCAGTACTACACGTCCACCTTCAGCGGCACCTCCAGCGCGTCGCCCATCATCGTGGGCACCGCCGTCAGCGCCCAGGGCGTGGCGAAGGCCAACGGCCGGCTGCTGACGTCCGTGCAGATGCGCGGCCTCTTGCGCAACAACGGCACGGCGCAGGCCGCGGACTCGCGGCAGATCGGCCCCCTGCCGGACCTGCAGAAGGCCCTGCCCAAGGTCATCTCCGGCAACTACTGA
- a CDS encoding patatin-like phospholipase family protein, which produces MAPSSTLHSLLEGKRFGLVLSAGYFGFYGHAGFLKGLHASGLKPHAYAGTSAGGMVAAYAAAGMPMPALEELVLRQTRANFWDPDPLGAVLNVASQGHGFTGLLKGERFRRLLEDTLPVSTFEDLPHPLLLTAANLTHGTHQVFTTGELAPRVHATCAYPGLFRAVPLDGQLFWDGGLVDKAPALALQESAMGKDLDAILVHFLPSRTRKVVGGPMAYPQGLAAGSAALRRDHFRLQLTVLQTRNVPVYVVVSNLPPVTPATLERGFDALDQARLSAERALARPPLPFEQST; this is translated from the coding sequence ATGGCTCCCTCTTCCACGTTGCACTCCCTGCTCGAAGGCAAGCGGTTCGGGCTGGTCCTGTCCGCGGGCTACTTCGGGTTCTATGGCCACGCGGGCTTCCTCAAGGGGCTGCATGCCTCCGGGCTGAAGCCGCACGCCTACGCGGGCACGTCCGCGGGCGGGATGGTGGCGGCCTACGCGGCGGCGGGGATGCCCATGCCGGCCCTGGAGGAATTGGTGCTGCGCCAGACGCGGGCCAACTTCTGGGACCCGGACCCCCTTGGCGCGGTGCTGAACGTGGCGTCGCAGGGGCACGGCTTCACGGGCCTGCTCAAGGGCGAGCGCTTCCGGCGCCTGCTGGAGGACACGCTGCCCGTCTCCACCTTCGAGGACCTGCCGCACCCGCTCTTGCTCACCGCGGCCAACCTCACCCACGGCACGCACCAGGTGTTCACCACGGGGGAGCTGGCCCCGCGCGTCCACGCCACCTGCGCATACCCGGGCCTCTTCCGCGCGGTGCCGCTGGACGGCCAGCTGTTCTGGGACGGCGGCCTGGTGGACAAGGCGCCCGCGCTGGCGCTGCAGGAGAGCGCCATGGGCAAGGACCTGGACGCCATCCTCGTGCACTTCCTGCCCAGCCGGACGCGCAAGGTGGTGGGCGGCCCCATGGCCTACCCGCAGGGCCTGGCCGCCGGGTCCGCGGCGCTGAGGCGCGACCACTTCCGCCTCCAGCTCACCGTGCTCCAGACACGCAACGTGCCCGTCTACGTCGTCGTCTCCAACCTGCCCCCGGTGACGCCCGCCACGCTGGAGCGCGGCTTCGACGCCCTGGATCAAGCCCGGCTGTCCGCCGAGCGCGCCCTGGCCCGGCCTCCCTTGCCCTTCGAGCAGAGCACCTGA
- a CDS encoding metalloregulator ArsR/SmtB family transcription factor: MDVLSQSFRVLGDTTRLRILRLVAQAPLNVTELVSLVGVAQSSVSHHLSKLKGLGLIREERQAGFTYYSLALEPDDARWPLIRLAREAEDAAGDSARLNDLLRAREDRQALNERLLEPGQSWFLWAGALASLLPPLDVADFGCGTGVFSRAMARWARHVWAIDQSEDVLSQARTLASRDELTNITFLREDLHRLSLQGGCMDLVVISQSLHHVESPAAVVAEAARLLKPGGRLVVLELMPHEEKWVLERLGHRHLGFSPEVLEAALREAGFTSFTRETHARDGASPFRVFLLTGVKPS, encoded by the coding sequence ATGGATGTCCTCTCCCAATCCTTCCGTGTCCTGGGGGACACGACGCGGCTGCGCATCCTGCGCCTGGTGGCCCAGGCGCCGCTGAACGTGACGGAGCTCGTGTCGCTGGTGGGGGTGGCGCAGTCGTCGGTGTCCCACCACCTGTCCAAGCTGAAGGGGCTGGGGCTCATCCGGGAGGAGCGGCAGGCGGGCTTCACCTACTACTCGCTGGCCCTGGAGCCGGATGACGCGCGCTGGCCGCTCATCCGGCTGGCGCGCGAGGCGGAGGACGCGGCGGGGGACTCCGCTCGGCTCAACGACCTCCTGCGCGCGCGGGAGGACCGGCAGGCGCTCAACGAGCGGCTGTTGGAGCCGGGCCAGTCGTGGTTCCTCTGGGCGGGCGCGCTGGCGTCGCTCCTGCCGCCGCTGGACGTGGCGGACTTCGGCTGTGGCACGGGCGTGTTCAGCCGGGCCATGGCCCGGTGGGCGAGGCACGTGTGGGCCATCGACCAGAGCGAGGACGTGCTGTCGCAGGCTCGAACTCTGGCCTCCCGCGACGAACTCACCAACATCACCTTCCTGCGCGAGGACCTGCACCGGTTGTCGCTTCAGGGCGGGTGCATGGACCTGGTGGTGATTTCGCAGAGCCTGCACCACGTGGAGTCTCCCGCGGCGGTGGTGGCGGAGGCCGCGCGGCTGCTCAAGCCGGGGGGCCGGTTGGTGGTGCTGGAGTTGATGCCGCACGAAGAGAAGTGGGTGCTGGAGCGGTTGGGCCACCGGCACCTGGGGTTTTCGCCCGAAGTCCTCGAAGCGGCCCTTCGCGAGGCCGGCTTCACGTCGTTCACCCGCGAGACGCATGCGCGCGACGGGGCCAGTCCCTTCCGCGTCTTCCTGCTGACCGGAGTCAAACCGTCATGA
- the metH gene encoding methionine synthase: protein MTSHIAHPLPLPSGEHGQRVEALLAAMRERILVLDGAMGTLLQGHQLVAADFGGAEYEGCNEHLVLTRPDVIEGIHAKYFAAGADVTETDSFGGTPVVLAEFELGHKAHDINVAAARIALKAAKAAEAKDGRVRWVAGSIGPTTKAISVTGGITFEELVDNFAVQAEALAVGGSDYLLVETAQDTRNVKAALLGIDRAFRKLGWRLPVAVSGTIEPMGTMLAGQSVESLAASLEHTELLYLGLNCATGPDFMTDHIRSLSSMSPFPVSCVPNAGLPDENGQYLESPEMIARSLRRFCDSGWINVVGGCCGTHAGHIEALAAAVKGLKPRMEVPKPRSSLSGVDYLEVTDEQRPIIVGERTNVIGSKKFKELIVAGQVDDASEIARAQVRRGAQVIDICLANPDRDELEDMRHFLEVVVKKVRVPLMIDSTDEKVIAMALTYCQGKAIINSVNLEDGEERFEKVVPLAKAFGAALVVGCIDEVGMAVTRDRKLAVAERSYELLTKKYGMRPEDLYFDPLVFPCASGDAQYTGSGVETIEGVRLIKQRFPQCRTVLGISNVSFGLPTAGREVLNSVFLYHCVQAGLDMALVNSEKLERYPSLPEEDRRLSEDLLYNRGADPITPFAAHFRERKAAKAQVSSLPLNERLQRYIIEGTRDGLTADLDLAMKEMSPLDIINGPLMKGMDEVGRLFGANELIVAEVLQSAESMKAAVSHLEPHMSKTQAASRGKIVLATVKGDVHDIGKNLVEIILANNGFQVVNLGIKVPPEQLVLAVKEHRPDILGLSGLLVKSAHQMVATAEDLKRAGVETPILVGGAALSRNFVDRNIAPAYGGGTVAYAQDAMNGLELAKQIVEPGAHAKLRDDLAARRLKLAQEAKERPAPAAPVRRSRSAEVPVLDTVPPAPDFARHVLTNTPLDHIWKFINPVMLYGRHLGLRTSSRALGTPAEADLAKTEEGRKALALKEAVEELKTLLRGGVMQARSVFQFFKAASDGDRVLLFDGTTGEPVTSFDFPRQDKDNGLCLADYVKPLENGRPVDALSLFVTTAGAGIRELSEGFKARGEFLKMHAVQALALETAEGYAELLHTQLRSMWGFPDRADMTMLERFRAEYTGKRYSFGYPACPRLEDQTKLFAALKPEEIGVQLTDGCMMEPEASVSAIVFHHPNATYFSVT, encoded by the coding sequence ATGACGAGCCACATCGCCCATCCCCTGCCGCTTCCCTCCGGGGAGCACGGCCAGCGTGTGGAGGCGCTCCTGGCCGCGATGCGTGAGCGCATCCTGGTGCTGGACGGCGCCATGGGCACGCTCCTGCAGGGCCACCAGCTGGTGGCGGCGGACTTCGGCGGCGCCGAGTACGAGGGCTGCAACGAGCACCTGGTCCTCACCCGCCCGGACGTCATCGAAGGCATCCACGCGAAGTACTTCGCCGCGGGCGCGGACGTGACGGAGACGGACAGCTTCGGCGGCACGCCGGTGGTGCTGGCGGAGTTCGAGCTGGGCCACAAGGCGCACGACATCAACGTCGCTGCGGCCCGCATCGCGCTGAAGGCGGCGAAGGCGGCGGAGGCGAAGGACGGCCGGGTGCGCTGGGTGGCGGGCTCCATCGGCCCCACCACCAAGGCCATCAGCGTCACGGGCGGCATCACCTTCGAGGAGCTGGTGGACAACTTCGCCGTGCAGGCGGAGGCGCTCGCGGTGGGCGGCTCTGACTACCTGCTGGTGGAGACGGCGCAGGACACGCGCAACGTGAAGGCGGCGCTGCTGGGCATCGACCGGGCCTTCCGGAAGCTGGGCTGGCGGCTCCCGGTGGCGGTGTCCGGGACCATCGAACCCATGGGCACGATGCTCGCGGGCCAGTCCGTGGAGAGCCTGGCCGCGTCGCTGGAGCACACGGAGCTGTTGTACCTGGGGCTCAACTGCGCCACGGGCCCGGACTTCATGACGGACCACATCCGGTCGCTGTCGTCCATGAGCCCGTTCCCGGTGTCGTGCGTGCCCAACGCGGGCCTGCCGGACGAGAACGGCCAGTACCTGGAGTCGCCGGAGATGATTGCCCGGTCGCTGCGGCGCTTCTGTGACAGCGGGTGGATCAACGTGGTGGGCGGCTGTTGTGGCACGCACGCGGGGCACATCGAGGCGCTCGCCGCCGCGGTGAAGGGCCTGAAGCCGCGCATGGAGGTGCCGAAGCCGCGCTCGTCGCTGTCCGGCGTGGACTACCTGGAGGTGACGGACGAGCAGCGCCCCATCATCGTGGGTGAGCGCACCAACGTCATCGGCAGCAAGAAGTTCAAGGAGCTCATCGTCGCGGGCCAGGTGGACGACGCGTCGGAGATCGCGCGCGCCCAGGTGCGGCGGGGCGCGCAGGTCATCGACATCTGCCTGGCGAACCCGGACCGGGACGAGCTGGAGGACATGCGCCACTTCCTGGAGGTGGTGGTCAAGAAGGTGCGCGTGCCGCTGATGATCGACTCGACGGACGAGAAGGTCATCGCCATGGCGCTCACGTATTGCCAGGGCAAGGCCATCATCAACTCCGTCAACCTGGAGGACGGCGAGGAGCGCTTCGAGAAGGTCGTCCCGCTGGCGAAGGCCTTCGGCGCGGCGCTGGTGGTGGGCTGCATCGACGAGGTGGGCATGGCCGTCACGCGCGACCGCAAGCTCGCCGTGGCCGAGCGCAGCTACGAGCTGCTCACGAAGAAGTACGGCATGCGCCCGGAGGACCTCTACTTCGACCCGCTGGTGTTCCCCTGCGCTTCGGGGGATGCGCAGTACACCGGCAGCGGCGTGGAGACGATTGAAGGCGTGCGCCTCATCAAGCAGCGCTTCCCGCAGTGCCGCACGGTGCTGGGCATCAGCAACGTGTCCTTCGGCCTGCCCACCGCGGGCCGCGAGGTGCTCAACTCCGTGTTCCTGTACCACTGCGTGCAGGCGGGCCTGGACATGGCGCTCGTCAACTCGGAGAAGCTGGAGCGCTACCCGTCCCTGCCGGAGGAGGACCGCCGCCTGTCGGAGGACCTGCTCTACAACCGGGGCGCGGATCCCATCACGCCCTTCGCGGCGCACTTCCGCGAGCGCAAGGCGGCCAAGGCGCAGGTGAGCAGCCTGCCGCTGAATGAGCGGCTCCAGCGCTACATCATCGAGGGCACGCGCGACGGGCTGACGGCGGACCTGGACCTGGCGATGAAGGAGATGTCCCCGCTGGACATCATCAACGGGCCGCTGATGAAGGGCATGGACGAGGTGGGCCGCCTCTTCGGCGCCAACGAGCTCATCGTCGCGGAGGTGCTCCAGAGCGCGGAGTCCATGAAGGCCGCCGTGAGCCACCTGGAGCCGCACATGAGCAAGACCCAGGCGGCGTCGCGCGGAAAGATCGTCCTCGCCACGGTGAAGGGGGACGTGCACGACATCGGCAAGAACCTGGTGGAGATCATCCTCGCCAACAACGGCTTCCAGGTGGTGAACCTGGGCATCAAGGTCCCGCCCGAGCAGCTGGTGCTGGCGGTGAAGGAGCACCGCCCGGACATCCTCGGCCTGTCGGGGCTGCTGGTGAAGAGCGCGCACCAGATGGTGGCCACCGCGGAGGACCTGAAGCGCGCGGGCGTGGAGACGCCCATCCTGGTGGGCGGCGCCGCGCTCAGCCGCAACTTCGTGGACCGCAACATCGCCCCGGCCTACGGCGGCGGCACGGTGGCCTACGCGCAGGACGCGATGAACGGCCTGGAGCTGGCGAAGCAGATTGTCGAGCCGGGCGCTCACGCGAAGCTGCGGGACGACCTGGCCGCGCGCCGGCTGAAGCTGGCGCAGGAGGCGAAGGAGCGCCCCGCGCCCGCCGCCCCGGTGCGCCGCTCGCGCAGCGCGGAGGTGCCGGTGCTGGACACGGTGCCGCCCGCGCCGGACTTCGCGCGGCACGTGCTCACCAACACGCCGCTGGATCACATCTGGAAGTTCATCAACCCCGTGATGCTCTACGGCCGCCACCTGGGCCTGCGCACCTCGTCGCGCGCGCTGGGCACCCCGGCGGAGGCGGACCTCGCGAAGACGGAAGAAGGGCGCAAGGCGCTCGCGCTCAAGGAGGCCGTGGAGGAGCTGAAGACGCTGCTGCGCGGCGGCGTGATGCAGGCGCGCTCGGTGTTCCAGTTCTTCAAGGCGGCGAGCGACGGCGACCGCGTGCTCCTCTTCGACGGCACGACGGGCGAGCCGGTGACGTCCTTCGACTTCCCCCGGCAGGACAAGGACAACGGCCTGTGCCTGGCGGACTACGTGAAGCCGCTGGAGAACGGCAGGCCCGTGGACGCGCTCTCGCTGTTCGTCACCACGGCGGGCGCGGGCATCCGCGAGCTGTCCGAGGGCTTCAAGGCCAGGGGCGAGTTCCTCAAGATGCACGCGGTGCAGGCGCTGGCGCTGGAGACCGCGGAGGGCTACGCGGAGCTCCTGCACACGCAGCTGCGCAGCATGTGGGGCTTCCCGGACCGCGCGGACATGACGATGCTGGAGCGCTTCCGCGCGGAGTACACCGGCAAGCGCTACTCGTTCGGCTACCCGGCGTGCCCGCGCCTGGAGGACCAGACGAAGCTGTTCGCCGCGCTCAAGCCGGAGGAGATCGGCGTGCAGCTCACCGACGGCTGCATGATGGAGCCCGAGGCGAGCGTGTCCGCCATCGTCTTCCACCACCCGAACGCGACGTACTTCTCCGTGACCTGA
- a CDS encoding DUF2934 domain-containing protein — MARQNAQKSQPNPAPKAAPERTEDKKPAVPVSAPTRSAAPTQEQIARRAYEIFQARGGTHGSPEQDWHQAERELRLGRQ, encoded by the coding sequence ATGGCCCGTCAGAACGCGCAGAAGTCGCAACCGAACCCGGCTCCCAAGGCCGCGCCCGAGCGGACCGAGGACAAGAAGCCGGCGGTCCCGGTGAGCGCGCCCACCAGGAGCGCCGCGCCCACGCAGGAGCAGATCGCCCGCCGCGCCTACGAAATCTTCCAGGCGCGGGGCGGCACGCACGGCAGCCCCGAGCAGGACTGGCACCAGGCCGAACGCGAGCTGCGGCTCGGCCGTCAGTAG
- the mutY gene encoding A/G-specific adenine glycosylase — protein sequence MSPRKRTDTGALPAPVSPERHTALHDPLLSWYDRNKRDLPWRRTRDPYAIWLSEVMLQQTQVATVIPYWERFLARFPTVKALASAPLDDVLSGWKGLGYYSRARNLHRAAQEVVERFGGKLPATAEELLTLPGFGRYTSGAVASIAFGEEAPIVDGNVARVLSRIFEVEGLPGDRDREATLWALASALVKGERPGDFNQALMEHGATVCRPESPLCLLCPVRDGCLAFKKGRVDELPPAKVRAAPRKLFLALAVWPHAGTLLFARRADKGLFGGLWELPAVEVEEDTPEAEATERLATTLGAPLTLTGTLDSVRRQLTHRDLTLRLLRVTGDPRPTKSAAFQELRWCTPQEAEALGMSTAMQRALDAALGHGVMGTEAPPAKKAPGRSARKATGR from the coding sequence ATGAGCCCACGCAAGCGCACCGACACCGGGGCACTCCCCGCCCCTGTCTCCCCTGAACGCCACACGGCCCTGCATGATCCGCTGCTCTCCTGGTACGACCGGAACAAGCGCGACCTGCCCTGGCGCCGCACGCGCGACCCGTACGCCATCTGGCTCAGCGAGGTCATGCTCCAGCAGACCCAGGTGGCGACGGTCATCCCGTACTGGGAGCGTTTCCTCGCGCGCTTTCCCACGGTGAAGGCGCTGGCCTCCGCGCCCCTGGACGACGTGCTCTCCGGGTGGAAGGGGCTGGGCTACTACTCGCGCGCGCGCAACCTGCACCGCGCGGCGCAGGAGGTGGTGGAGCGCTTCGGCGGGAAGCTCCCGGCCACCGCGGAGGAGCTGCTCACCCTGCCCGGCTTCGGGCGCTACACCTCCGGGGCCGTGGCCTCCATCGCCTTTGGGGAAGAGGCACCCATCGTGGACGGCAACGTGGCGCGCGTGCTGTCGCGCATCTTCGAAGTGGAGGGATTGCCCGGGGACCGCGACCGCGAGGCCACGCTCTGGGCGCTGGCCTCCGCGCTGGTGAAGGGCGAACGTCCCGGTGACTTCAACCAGGCGCTGATGGAGCACGGCGCCACGGTGTGCCGGCCGGAGTCCCCGCTGTGCCTGCTGTGCCCCGTGCGCGACGGGTGCCTCGCGTTCAAGAAGGGCCGCGTGGACGAGCTGCCACCGGCCAAGGTGCGCGCCGCGCCCCGCAAGCTGTTCCTGGCGCTGGCCGTGTGGCCACACGCGGGCACGCTCCTCTTCGCGCGCCGCGCGGACAAGGGCCTCTTCGGCGGCCTGTGGGAGCTGCCCGCCGTGGAGGTGGAGGAGGACACGCCCGAAGCGGAGGCCACGGAGCGGCTGGCCACGACCCTGGGCGCACCGCTCACGTTGACGGGTACGCTGGACAGCGTGCGCCGGCAGCTCACCCACCGCGACCTCACGCTGCGGCTGTTGCGCGTGACGGGCGACCCGCGCCCCACGAAGTCCGCCGCGTTCCAGGAGCTGCGCTGGTGCACGCCCCAGGAGGCGGAGGCGTTGGGCATGAGCACCGCGATGCAACGCGCGCTCGACGCGGCCCTGGGGCACGGCGTGATGGGGACGGAGGCCCCGCCCGCGAAGAAGGCGCCGGGCCGGAGTGCCAGGAAGGCGACCGGCCGCTGA
- a CDS encoding PD-(D/E)XK nuclease family protein — MARPPITNDFSWSKSRHEKFTECLRAYYLYYYRSWGGWEAEAAKDVRELYVLKKLHNRYTWAGSIVHEALKDVLLDWRAGRDVDPAKVEARTHKLMQDDFRHSRSKAYWTTKYRKPFTGLAEHEYGEDVPNESWKQNFETVRSALAWFFQSRWPAVAKGLKPAQWLEVDAGFDFAHFVMDGVKTFAIPDFAYVDAEGSVVVVDWKTGRSRDGYDEQVLGYALYIAQRYRYPLEKVRASLVYLNEGLEHDVTVDPSAMDSFRQHFARSVEGMRSLLKDPATNTPKEAEAFPQTGNLDVCARCVFRRPCGREPAVTQARPRVA, encoded by the coding sequence ATGGCCCGCCCTCCCATCACCAACGACTTCTCCTGGTCCAAGAGCCGGCACGAGAAGTTCACCGAGTGCCTCCGGGCCTACTACCTCTACTACTACCGCTCCTGGGGCGGCTGGGAGGCGGAGGCCGCGAAGGACGTGCGCGAGCTCTACGTCCTCAAGAAGCTGCACAACCGCTACACCTGGGCGGGCAGCATCGTGCACGAGGCCCTCAAGGACGTGCTCCTGGACTGGCGCGCCGGCCGCGACGTGGACCCCGCGAAGGTGGAGGCGCGCACGCACAAGCTGATGCAGGACGACTTCCGGCACTCGCGCTCCAAGGCCTACTGGACGACGAAGTACCGCAAGCCCTTCACCGGCCTCGCGGAGCACGAGTACGGCGAGGACGTCCCCAACGAGTCCTGGAAGCAGAACTTCGAGACGGTGCGCTCCGCGCTCGCGTGGTTCTTCCAGTCGCGCTGGCCCGCGGTGGCGAAGGGGCTCAAGCCCGCGCAGTGGCTGGAGGTGGACGCGGGCTTCGACTTCGCCCACTTCGTCATGGACGGGGTGAAGACCTTCGCCATCCCGGACTTCGCCTACGTGGACGCCGAGGGCTCCGTCGTGGTGGTGGACTGGAAGACGGGCCGCTCGCGCGACGGCTACGACGAACAGGTGCTGGGCTACGCGCTCTACATCGCGCAGCGCTACCGCTACCCGCTGGAGAAGGTGCGTGCGTCGCTCGTGTACCTCAACGAGGGCCTGGAGCACGACGTGACGGTGGACCCGTCCGCCATGGACTCCTTCCGCCAGCACTTCGCCCGCAGCGTGGAGGGGATGCGTTCGCTGCTCAAGGACCCCGCCACCAACACGCCCAAGGAGGCGGAGGCCTTCCCGCAGACGGGGAACCTGGACGTCTGCGCCCGCTGCGTCTTCCGCCGCCCGTGTGGCCGGGAGCCCGCGGTGACGCAGGCCCGGCCCCGAGTCGCCTGA
- a CDS encoding ThiF family adenylyltransferase, whose product MNPQPAPTPTAEPEASSASPAASNAVAPAASLAKPFKLSRRFDRTARLLGDNAMERLANAHVVVFGLGGVGSFTAEGLVRSGVGRLTLVDHDDVCVTNTNRQLHATVKSVGRSKAELMAQRCQDINPMAKVEAVREFYREELAETLLPAGRYDFVVDAIDNVKAKLHLLHRCVTLGLPVVSSMGAAGRLDPTAIRVEDLSETHMDPFAKDIRKLLKRKYGVETERHTGITAVYSIETRRQPVPLNYDDATDGFLCVCPQDNEFHTCDHRTQIDGSVAFVTSAFGMNAAGVVVRRLASAR is encoded by the coding sequence ATGAACCCGCAGCCCGCCCCCACCCCCACCGCCGAGCCGGAGGCGTCCTCCGCCTCCCCGGCCGCTTCGAACGCCGTCGCGCCGGCGGCCTCGCTCGCGAAGCCCTTCAAGCTGTCGCGCCGCTTCGACCGCACGGCGCGCCTCCTGGGCGACAACGCCATGGAGCGGCTGGCCAACGCGCACGTGGTGGTGTTCGGCCTGGGCGGCGTGGGCAGCTTCACCGCGGAGGGCCTGGTGCGCAGCGGCGTGGGCCGGCTGACGCTGGTGGACCACGACGACGTGTGCGTCACCAACACCAACCGCCAGCTGCACGCGACGGTGAAGTCGGTGGGCCGGTCGAAGGCGGAGCTGATGGCCCAGCGCTGCCAGGACATCAACCCGATGGCGAAGGTGGAGGCCGTGCGCGAGTTCTACCGCGAGGAGCTGGCGGAGACGCTGCTACCCGCGGGCAGGTACGACTTCGTGGTGGACGCCATCGACAACGTGAAGGCGAAGCTGCACCTGCTGCACCGGTGCGTGACGCTGGGCCTGCCGGTGGTCAGCTCCATGGGCGCGGCGGGACGCCTGGACCCCACGGCCATCCGCGTGGAGGACCTGAGCGAGACGCACATGGACCCCTTCGCCAAGGACATCCGCAAGCTGCTCAAGCGCAAGTACGGCGTGGAGACGGAGCGCCACACGGGCATCACCGCCGTGTACTCCATCGAGACGCGCCGGCAGCCGGTGCCGCTCAACTACGACGACGCGACCGACGGCTTCCTGTGCGTCTGCCCGCAGGACAACGAGTTCCACACCTGCGACCACCGCACGCAGATTGACGGCAGCGTGGCCTTCGTCACCTCCGCCTTCGGCATGAACGCCGCGGGCGTGGTGGTGCGCCGGCTGGCGTCCGCGCGCTGA